The DNA sequence CTATCAGGGAGTACCCAGCGACTTTTTAGAACGAGTTCCGTTTCGGTTTTTATAAAAACCGCACCGATTTCAAGTAACCATTTTGGTGCAGGTAATCCAAAACTACGATTCATAGCTTTTCGAATTTTCGCCATCAGTTCTCGGTTTGTGACAGGATTTGGAGATGAACAATTAAATACGCCTTCTAGTTGTTTATTATCTTGTAGGAATAAGATGATTTGAAATAATTCCTCAACATGAATCCAAGAAAACTTTTGATTCCCACTTCCTTGTACACCACCAAGTCCAAATTTAACTAAGTTTTTAAATGGTGTCATTACTCCCCCGCTTTCACCTAATACGATTGCAATTCGGAGTGCAACTTGCCTTGTATCAGGTAATGAAAAAGAAAAGAATGAGCGTTCCCAAGCTTTGGCAACATTAACTGAAAAACCGGTACCAATATCTCCAGTCTCTTCTGTCATTGGTCTGTCCTCTGCGTGACGATAAATCGTTGCCGTACTTGAATTCACCCATAGAGAAGGCGGGTTATTACATGATTCTATCGCCTTTCCTAACAATTCAGTTGTTTCAGTTCTTGAAGTAAAAATCGCTTCTTTGTTTTTATCATGATAACGACAATTTACAGATTTTCCAGCAAGATTAATGAGCATATCTGAATTCTCTAAAGCTTCGACTATTTTATCTTGTTGTTCCCAAGAGATGTGCGGAGATTGCCTTGAAATGATATGTACTTCATAACCCAATTCTTTAAAGCGCTTTTTAAAATGTTGACCAATAAACCCAGTACCACCTGCTAAAACAACCTTTTTTGCCATCGAATCACTCATTTCTCTTATTCTATGAAACAAGGAATTTCCACTTGTGAATTCCTTCACATATGATGTTAACATAAATCTTCCAGAATTTAAACCTTTACTATGGAATTTTCTAATGATGGAACCTCTTATTCCAATTCTTATACCTCCTGAAAGCATTAAGCCCTTGATTAAAAATCTTATCAAGGGCTTTCTATTCTTATTGTTTTTTCATAGCTTCTGCAAGAAATTCAACGTCAGTTCCAATAATCACTTGGATGTTTCTTGGTCCAACTTTAAGTACACCTTTAGCACCTAATTTTTTCAATTCATTTTCATCTATGATAGTAGCATCTTTCATCGATAACCTGAGACGAGTGACACAGTTATCAATGGCCATGATATTATCTTTTCCACCTAAGGCAGTAAGATAGTCAACTGCTAACTGGTTATAATTCTTAAGACTACTTGGAGAATTGAGATTTGGGTTTGAGTCAGCAATGGATTCTTCTCCATCCTCTTCTCTTCCTGGTGTTTTAAGGTCAAACTTCTTGATGAGGAAAAAGAAGACAAAGAAGTATATAGCCGCAAAAACAAGTCCGACGATGACAAGAAGAAATGGCTTTGTCGCAAGTCCAAAGTTTAAAAAGTAGTCAATCGCTCCCGCTGAGAATCCAAAACCATGAAGGATACCTAAAGAATACGTAATCGCTAGCGCTGCTCCAGTTAAAGCGGCATGAACGACATAGAGTAATGGCGATAAAAACATAAAGGTAAACTCAATTGGTTCTGTAATTCCTGTTAAAAATGAAGTGAATGCAATACTAATAAACATTCCAGCAACCGCTTTTCGTTTTTCCCTTTTAGCTGCAAAATACATTGCAAGACAAGCTGCAGGTAACCCAAACATCATGATAGGGAAAAATCCACCCATAAACATCCCTGCTGTTGGGTCTCCCGCAAAAAATCGATGTAAGTCTCCAGTTGCACCGTTATATTCTCCAAATACAAACCATACAAGACTGTTGAGGACATGATGAAGACCGATTGGAATGAGCAATCGGTTTAAGAAACCAAATGCCGCAACTCCAGTAGCTCCTGCTCCGACAATCCAATCACCAATTGAATCAATAAACATTTGAATGCCAGGCCATACAAAGCCCATAATCCCTGCTAGGACGACCATGAATGCAGCTGTTACAATAGGTACAAAGCGTCGACCACCAAAGAATCCTAACCAATCTGGTAATTTAATTTGATGATAGCGATTATAAAGTAAACCACCAACAACACCTGATAAAATCCCGCCTAATACCGACATGTTGATTGTTTCATTTATCGCAACTGCACCATACGTAAGGACGAAATAACCAATCGCCCCCGCTAAGGCAGCACTACCGTGTCCATCCTTTGATAACCCAATAGCAACACCTATCGCAAAAATTAACGCTAGATTAGCAAAAATTGCATCACCAGCTGCAGCCATAAATTGAATATTTAATAAGTCCGGTTGTCCTAACCTCAGTAATAATGCAGCAGCAGGTAATACAGCAACAGGCAACATTAAAGCCTTTCCTATTCTTTGAAAAAAGGCTAACATATGAGGTCCCCCTATACATTCTAGACTACCGTAGTCTAATTTTTCGAACCGTTAACAATAATTTTTTTTAAAACAAAAGATACCCTCTTAACCAACAAAATTGTAAGTCACAAATTTCCCATTACAACTTCAGTACTTCCCTATCGATCACCCCTTTCATCATTTACATACAATTAATTATTTTTAGTGAACAAATATGTCTATACCACTATACCATCACACTTGTATTAAAGTATATGAATCCTTTTTCTTTATATGCTGTTGTCTTAAAACTTTTTTATAAAAAGATAGAGGGTGAAACAAAAGGTTATTTTTTTACCTTTTGTTCCACCCTCTAAGCAATGAGCATAACTTCTATTAAATTACTAATTATCTTGCTTAAGTTTCCCGTCCTTATCAAAAAAGCGTTCTATCCCTTTTTCGACGTTAGGGTCTAAAACTAAAGGTGGAGCATGATGTGGCTTGATTCGGGCATCAATAATTACATTATCACAAGCCCAGTGTTTATTTTGATAGAAACTATTCTTTCCGTACATATCATGAGACGGATTACTTCTAGTAAATGTTACCCACAAAAAGTTACTTATTGTTTCACTTAAGAATTCACTATCATCACATAAAATGAATAGTGGGCATGAATCGATATCCCCTTGGGCTACAAGTGAATCGGTTATTATTTTTAGTTGTTCCTGCGCGTGAGCGTAACTTGTAAACTGTGGTCCTTCAATTGCAACAATACCTGGCATAACCAAACGAGGATTTTTAATGTCTGATACATTCTTAATTTGGTCAGGCACCTCAGTACATAGCTCTCTCCTTTTATCTCCATAAGCTGCGATCACTACTTTACTTCCTGTATTTAAACCTGTCCCTGAGTAATCAAGCGTATCAATCGTAGTGTTTGTTTGAAAATGGATATCACGATGTAGGTCTATTCGCTCAAGAATGTACCCTAGAAATTCTTCTTCTTTGTGAGTATCAAGTGGTTGTCCATCCTCAGCTGTTATAAACAAATACTTGGCTAAGCTTACTTGGCCCGTACCTAAAATTCGATTCGCAATGGTTAGTAGCTCAGCAGGCTGCTTCACCTTTTGATACGGTGTATATCGTTCACTCCCAATCGCAAATAAAAGAGGATGAACACCAGCTGCATCGACCGCATGTACTTCTTTCACTCCAGGAATCTCTTGTTTAATTGCATCTCCAGTTAATTGGTGAATTAAATCCCCAAACGATGTATCCTCTTGTGGTGGACGACCTACGACAGTGAATGGCCAAATTGCATTATCTCGGGCATACACTTTATGAACTCTCATCAGTGGAAAAGGATGAGTAAGACTATAATAGCCTAAATGATCACCAAAAGGTCCCTCTGGTTTCGTTTCTTCAGGGTGAATTTCCCCTGTAATGACAAAATCCGCATCATGACTGATGCAATAACCATCCTCATAACTATACCTAAATCGTCGCCCAGCAAGTAATCCAGCAAAAGTCAACTCACTTAATCCTTCTGGCAACGGCATAACCGCAGACAACATATGGGACGGGGGTCCACCAATAAAAATACTTACCTTTAACGGCTCACCCTTTTTGTTTGCTTTATGTTGATGAATAGCAATGCCACGGTGAATTTGGTAATGAAGACCAATTTCTTTATTGAGTTCATAATCGTTGCCACTTAACTGAACCCGATACATTCCAAGGTTAGAATTCATAATTCCTGGTTTATCAGGATTTTCAGAATACACTTGTGGTAAGGTCACAAATGCCCCACCATCATCTGGCCAATGTTTAATCAGTGGCAAGTCTGAAATGAATATTTCTTTAAAATCAGAAGGCAGACTAGATTTCTTCATCGGTAATGCTTTAGAAGCAGCAATACCTGAACGGACATGTTTAAATGGATTTTTCAAAGCTGCCATCGGATCATTTCTCAAGGCAATGACATTTTTTACTGAATCCCACGTTTGACGAAACATAAATTGACTTCGTTCCACCGTCCCAAAAAGGTTAGATACGGCTTTATATTTGGATCCCTTTACATTTTCAAATAAGATAGCTGGTCCACCCTCTTCATAAACTTTCAAATGAATCGCAGCCATTTCAAGTTCAGGATCCACCTCTTCTGTAATTCTTATAAGTTGTCCATTTTTCTCTAAATCAAGAATGCATTCTTCCAAGTTTCGATACATGAGTCATTAGCTCCTATTTCAATGATATTATCTAATGCAATCATATCATAAATATTACTTTTTCATCACCCAATAAAACTTTGCAATATATAGGGGCAGTCACTAAACATATTCCAATTTTATCCATAGATAAAGGACTTTTTTACTAAAATACTTCTTTTCTTTCCATTAGTTTTTATATAAAATAAAATTACAAGAAATAATACTTTTAGTAAATATATCTTACAACGTTATAGACCTTAGGGGTGCTTTTATGAAAATTATACGAGATACGAAAGAAGTTATCATTTTCATCTCGATTATTATCTTTGTTTTACTATATTATTTATGGATTTTTAGTTGGAATGAACACGAATACCTATTAACTTTAGGAGGAAATAGTTTTGCCATTATCGGAAGTTTAATTCCTGCATTTTGGTTAGCTGTTGCCTGTAAGAAAAGTGGAAAAAATCAAAACCCCTTTTGGTTCTTCTTATCATTAGGAGTGTTTTCCTTCTTTTTAGGAGAATTATCATGGTCTTATTATGAAAATGTCTTGAGGACGGATGTACCGTACCCTGGTTTACCCGATCTCTTTTATATGCTTACCAATGTCTTTTTCCTCATTGGTTTTCTTTACAAACTTTTTAAAGAAAGAAAAAAAAATCATGTAGTTAAAATGCTATTTGATATTGTTATAATCATGACTGTGGCTTCAACTTTTAGTTGGCATTTCATCATAGGTCCGATTGCGTTTGATAGTGAAGTTCCACTTTCTACGCTAATCGTTTCATTATCTTACCCAATTGGAGAATTAGCTTTATTATTATGTGCATTTAGCATATATTTCGGTAATAGAGTCTCTTTTTTCCAACAACGTTCTTTATTTTTTATTTTTCTTGGTCTTTTGGCATTAGCACTTGCCGACGCTATATATACGTACCAACTTATCACAGATGACTACTTTTCTGGTAGTTGGGTTGACCCTATCTTTGTTGCTGCGTTGTTATTTATTGGTTTTTCTGCTCTTGTTCATAAAGGAGAATTAAATAGAAATGAACAAAAAAGCGTTGAAGTGAAGTTTTATCGTGGGACGGAATATGTTCGATTGTTGGTCCCCTACCTTTCTGTTATCGCTCTTTTTATTTTCATGATTATAAGACCAAAACAAACCGATGAGTTCGATGCGATTACGATAGGAACAGCTATATCTATCGTGTTAATCATCGTTCGTCAGTTATTCTTTATTGTTGAAAATCAAAAGCTTTTACGAAAGTTTTATCATAAAGCTGAAGAACTAGAGCTTAATGAACAACGCTATAAATCTTTATTCGATTATCATCCGGATGCCGTTTATTCTTTAAATTTAAACGGAGAATTTGATAGCGTAAATCATGCTTGTGCCAGTATTCTTGGATACCAAAAGAATGAACTAATTGGTTTGTCAAGTACCATTTTTATAGATTCGGGCGAAAGGGAAATGGTTTTCGGTCATTTTAAAAACGTGAAGGATGGAATTCCACAGCGTTATGAAGTGAAAGTGTACGACCGAAACAGTCAATTATACTATTTAAGTATGACTAACATTCCGATACGTGTGAAAGGAAAAGTTATTGGTATCTTCGCTATAGGAAAAGACATTACTAAAAACAAACTGAACGAAAAGAAAATCAAATACCTAGCCTATCATGATTCGTTGACAGGGTTAGGCAATCGTTATTATTTTGAGGAAGTATTACGGAAAGAGATACGCGATTCAAAGCAAAATGATAAAAAATTTGCGATAATGTTTATAGACTTAGACCGGTTTAAACCAATTAATGATTTATTAGGTCATGACATTGGTGATCAGTTACTTATCTCCGTGGCTAATCGACTAAAGAATTGTATCGGCGAATCCAACACGGTTGCTAGATTAGGAGGGGACGAGTTTACAATATTAGTTCGAGACGTTGTAAGTCAATCGGAAGTGAATGCTGTAGCTAGTCAAATCATTACCTGTATACAAAAACCCCATCTTATTAACGGAAGTGAAATTGTTACCACTCCAAGTATAGGAATTGCTTACTACCCTTTAGACGATGTTACAACCGTTGCTCTAATGAAGAAAGCAGACATTGCAATGTATTATGTAAAAGAAAACGGTCGAAGTCACTACATTTCGTTTAGTGAGACTAACCAGAATTACTCCAAGAGATTGCAATTGGAAAAGGACTTGAGTTCTGCAATTGAAAATCAAGAATTTACGATTTATTACCAACCTCAAGTAAATGCAAAGACTTTAAAAGTAATAGGTGTAGAAGCGTTAATTCGATGGCAACATCCTGAATATGGTCTCGTCAGTCCACTTGAGTTTATTCCAATTGCTGAAGAAACGGGAAAAATATTCTCGATTGGTGAATGGGTGATCCGAGAAGCATGTATGCAAATTAAGAAGTGGCATGAACTAGGTTATCCATTAAAAGTAGGAATCAACTTATCACCAAGACAGTTTCATGATGACCAGTTAGTTTCAAAAATAAACCAAATAATCAAGGAAACAGGTGTTGAAGCTAAGTTTATTGATATTGAGATTACAGAAATGATAGCCATTACAAATATGAAAAAAGTAATACCAATTATCAATGCTCTAAAGAATTTAGGTGTATCTGTATCTATTGATGATTTTGGAACTGGTCATTCTTCATTATCCTATCTTACACAGCTTCCGATCGACACATTAAAAATTGCTAGGGAATTTACTATGAAAATCACAGATAGTGAAGCGAATTACACGATTGTTGAATCGATTGCAACACTCGCAAAAAAGCTTAACTTAAGAGTCATTGTAGAAGGAGTAGAAACAAACGAACAAGCTGACCTCCTTCGAAAAATTAGTTGTGACGAATTTCAAGGGTATTTGACTGGAAAACCTAATGCAGCACCCATCATTGAAGAAATGTTGGCAATAAGTAAAAAACCTTCTGGCAATACAAAGAAAATCAGGTCCTAGATTATTATCTAAGACCTGATTTTTTATTATGATTTAAAAAATTGTTTATAATGTTCTTCTATACGCAAATTTAGTTACATCCTTACTATTTCTTCAAGGTTCGAAATGGTCTTATCAGGTAGTATACCAAGTTGCTCAAATCGTTGGTTTGC is a window from the Bacillus alkalicellulosilyticus genome containing:
- a CDS encoding TIGR01777 family oxidoreductase translates to MAKKVVLAGGTGFIGQHFKKRFKELGYEVHIISRQSPHISWEQQDKIVEALENSDMLINLAGKSVNCRYHDKNKEAIFTSRTETTELLGKAIESCNNPPSLWVNSSTATIYRHAEDRPMTEETGDIGTGFSVNVAKAWERSFFSFSLPDTRQVALRIAIVLGESGGVMTPFKNLVKFGLGGVQGSGNQKFSWIHVEELFQIILFLQDNKQLEGVFNCSSPNPVTNRELMAKIRKAMNRSFGLPAPKWLLEIGAVFIKTETELVLKSRWVLPDRLEKEGYQFKYDTLDKALTQIVRE
- the nagE gene encoding N-acetylglucosamine-specific PTS transporter subunit IIBC — protein: MLAFFQRIGKALMLPVAVLPAAALLLRLGQPDLLNIQFMAAAGDAIFANLALIFAIGVAIGLSKDGHGSAALAGAIGYFVLTYGAVAINETINMSVLGGILSGVVGGLLYNRYHQIKLPDWLGFFGGRRFVPIVTAAFMVVLAGIMGFVWPGIQMFIDSIGDWIVGAGATGVAAFGFLNRLLIPIGLHHVLNSLVWFVFGEYNGATGDLHRFFAGDPTAGMFMGGFFPIMMFGLPAACLAMYFAAKREKRKAVAGMFISIAFTSFLTGITEPIEFTFMFLSPLLYVVHAALTGAALAITYSLGILHGFGFSAGAIDYFLNFGLATKPFLLVIVGLVFAAIYFFVFFFLIKKFDLKTPGREEDGEESIADSNPNLNSPSSLKNYNQLAVDYLTALGGKDNIMAIDNCVTRLRLSMKDATIIDENELKKLGAKGVLKVGPRNIQVIIGTDVEFLAEAMKKQ
- a CDS encoding UbiD family decarboxylase, which translates into the protein MYRNLEECILDLEKNGQLIRITEEVDPELEMAAIHLKVYEEGGPAILFENVKGSKYKAVSNLFGTVERSQFMFRQTWDSVKNVIALRNDPMAALKNPFKHVRSGIAASKALPMKKSSLPSDFKEIFISDLPLIKHWPDDGGAFVTLPQVYSENPDKPGIMNSNLGMYRVQLSGNDYELNKEIGLHYQIHRGIAIHQHKANKKGEPLKVSIFIGGPPSHMLSAVMPLPEGLSELTFAGLLAGRRFRYSYEDGYCISHDADFVITGEIHPEETKPEGPFGDHLGYYSLTHPFPLMRVHKVYARDNAIWPFTVVGRPPQEDTSFGDLIHQLTGDAIKQEIPGVKEVHAVDAAGVHPLLFAIGSERYTPYQKVKQPAELLTIANRILGTGQVSLAKYLFITAEDGQPLDTHKEEEFLGYILERIDLHRDIHFQTNTTIDTLDYSGTGLNTGSKVVIAAYGDKRRELCTEVPDQIKNVSDIKNPRLVMPGIVAIEGPQFTSYAHAQEQLKIITDSLVAQGDIDSCPLFILCDDSEFLSETISNFLWVTFTRSNPSHDMYGKNSFYQNKHWACDNVIIDARIKPHHAPPLVLDPNVEKGIERFFDKDGKLKQDN
- a CDS encoding DUF4084 domain-containing protein codes for the protein MKIIRDTKEVIIFISIIIFVLLYYLWIFSWNEHEYLLTLGGNSFAIIGSLIPAFWLAVACKKSGKNQNPFWFFLSLGVFSFFLGELSWSYYENVLRTDVPYPGLPDLFYMLTNVFFLIGFLYKLFKERKKNHVVKMLFDIVIIMTVASTFSWHFIIGPIAFDSEVPLSTLIVSLSYPIGELALLLCAFSIYFGNRVSFFQQRSLFFIFLGLLALALADAIYTYQLITDDYFSGSWVDPIFVAALLFIGFSALVHKGELNRNEQKSVEVKFYRGTEYVRLLVPYLSVIALFIFMIIRPKQTDEFDAITIGTAISIVLIIVRQLFFIVENQKLLRKFYHKAEELELNEQRYKSLFDYHPDAVYSLNLNGEFDSVNHACASILGYQKNELIGLSSTIFIDSGEREMVFGHFKNVKDGIPQRYEVKVYDRNSQLYYLSMTNIPIRVKGKVIGIFAIGKDITKNKLNEKKIKYLAYHDSLTGLGNRYYFEEVLRKEIRDSKQNDKKFAIMFIDLDRFKPINDLLGHDIGDQLLISVANRLKNCIGESNTVARLGGDEFTILVRDVVSQSEVNAVASQIITCIQKPHLINGSEIVTTPSIGIAYYPLDDVTTVALMKKADIAMYYVKENGRSHYISFSETNQNYSKRLQLEKDLSSAIENQEFTIYYQPQVNAKTLKVIGVEALIRWQHPEYGLVSPLEFIPIAEETGKIFSIGEWVIREACMQIKKWHELGYPLKVGINLSPRQFHDDQLVSKINQIIKETGVEAKFIDIEITEMIAITNMKKVIPIINALKNLGVSVSIDDFGTGHSSLSYLTQLPIDTLKIAREFTMKITDSEANYTIVESIATLAKKLNLRVIVEGVETNEQADLLRKISCDEFQGYLTGKPNAAPIIEEMLAISKKPSGNTKKIRS